The sequence tgtttatttgtttaacacttttttggttactacatgattccatatgtgttatttaatcattttgatgtcttcactattattctacaatgtagactttagtaaaaataaagattaggtgtgtccaaatttttgactggtactgtatatacagtatacacaagTGCTCTCCATTCAGTAGTGCTGAAGGTCGGCCATCTTAACTTCCTAATTTTGCCATTGTTTGCAATGTGTCATTGTACAGAATTTACAAGTTATATATATTTCAAAATCCTTATCgtatacaatttttttttttttttttaacaggaTGATGTCTTCGGCGACATTGACCAGTAAGTTTCATCCTTCATAATTCATTGGGATTTCAAAGAGATCTTTCATGTGGTTAAAACTTTTGTAAAAATCACGAAAATGGCTTAATTTTTTGGGCTTAATTTTTACCCAGTCTTTACCCATATGTAACTTAATTTTAACCCAGTCTTAAATGTTCTTTTGCAGAGCGCTGGTCAATAACTTCACAGAGGGAGTTCATCTCTACTACAGCTACCTCCAACGACTGGAGGAACTAACATTACATATGGAGGACCTCACCTCTGAGGTGGACCTGGAATCCTGCTCTGACCCCCAATCGTGCTTTGACTCATGCTCATCCAGATCATCTTCTAGATCACATTCTAGATCACATTCTAGATCTTCGAGATCCTCCAGATTTAGTGACTGCAGCACATGCCGAGTCTGCAATAAACGGCGGAAACggcatccacctgacaggtttaAATTCCTGAAAGGCGGTGGTCCAGATAGTCGCTGTTCTTCAAGTAGTCCCAGCCCACTGGCTAAGCCCTGCCTCAAGCTACCAGGAGATGGTGATGTTAAGGACAGTCACAATGGCTCCACACGTGCCTCCTGTAGCTCCTCCTGCAGCTCCTCTAGGTATGTGACTCCTTCTGGCTCCCCTCAACCTCTTGAATACCAGCCCTGCCCTCGTCAGCGTACTGCTATTGGTTGGAGGCTAAACTGGACTCTGATGGAGGCCAAACTGGACTCTCCTGTCGCTGTGCCTGTTGCTGCTGCTTCTACTGTCACTGGCTGTAAAGACAGAGCTGCCGGCCGCACAGACCTCTCCAGGACTCCGACTGTGAGACATATTCAAATGGTGAGACAGCTGTTTGAAGTTGTGCCGAGGAATGGAGACCCGGCCGTCCTGTGCCGCTGGCACCGCAGACACTTGGAACTCAACGTGACACAGAAGGTCTGTAAAAGAAAATCATTTTTACTgatcctatttcctacatagtgcactatataagatATATAGTGTCATTTGAGACATCCACTTCTGTTAAATGTCTAGTTGATGAGTTGCTGGTTAGGTGTTTGTCTGTCTAATTTCCTCCTTGGAGTTGAATTCATCTAATTTTTAATCTATAATCTAAGGTGGCCCGCAAGCGCTGGAGGATTGCCGTGCTGATGATCTCCATCGTTAGGTGGTTGATCCCAGAGAGACTGAAGAGGGGAGGCACCACCAACTCAACCTCCACCTCTGCGTCCACcccgaccaccaccactaccaccaccactaccacctctcAGGCCAAGAAAGGATCAAAGATCACCAGGAAAACTGCCAGTGTTCCAGCTTTCTGCCCTCAGGGTGCCaaccctccatctccctccaagGCTCCATGCCAGTCTCCAGGGTTAGAGGGTAAATCCAAGTCCATCATGATGTACGCTCAGGGCGCCAGGATCCCCTTCATTTGCCAGGAGGTCCGAGAGAAGCTTGAGTCTCATGTTTGCCGCAAGCAGAGCCAGCTCCTCTGGGGCTTCCCCAAGCTGGTCACCAGGTACGTGGGCAACCTTGCGCTCCAGCAGCTCCCTACCTCCGGCAGCGCAGGTGACGGGAAGATTATGGGCAATGTGACTGACCATCAGGCGGTGTTCTCTGGACGAGCGCACCGCAACACAGAGTTCAGGTTGAAGAATAAGACTACAAGGCCAGCGGAGGAGCCACAGGCTACTGCAGCCGTAGCGAAGGACAGCTCACCAGCCACCAGACCTGTGGAGAAGACTACCACCAGCACCGTGCTCCAGCCAGCCGAGACCCATGCTACCAAACCCTCCCAGACCAGACACTCTCTGAATCAGACATCCCCTGTGAGGAGCTTGACCCCGGAGAGATGCTggctggaggagaaggtgaggagtaAGTGTATGGAGGTGAAGCTCAAACACTTTCCTGGCATGGTGGCCCAGTCATACCACTCCGCCCTTGCTTcggcaaccagccagccaactaGGAAACCCACCCAGGTGGCAGGAGCCCCCGCTGTTGTTCTGAAACGTACTGCCCCACTCAGACGGCGGGATAAGGTGTTGTTCATGGGCCAGGAGGAGCTCAGGCACCTGGAGGACAACCTGATCATGAAACACATGGAGCACCTTCAGAGGCAGGGAGTGACGACTGCCTCGGCCCCCTCGGCCCACACACGGGGAGTGACCACCGCATCGGCCCCCTCGGCCCACTCCCAGGGAGTGACCACCGCATCGGCCCCCTCGGCCCACTCCCAGGGAGTGACCACCGCATCGGCCCCCTCGGCCCACTCCCAGGGAGTGACCACCGCCTCGGCCCACTCCCAGGGAGTGACCACCGCATCGGCCCCCTCGGCCCACTCCCAGGCAGTGACCACCGCCTCGGCCCCCTCAGCCCACACCCATGGAGTGACCACCGCCTCGGCCCCCTCGGCCCACACCCAGGGAGTGACCACCGCCTCGGCCCCCTCGGCCCACTCCCAGGGAGTGACCACCGCCTCGGCCCACTCCCAGGGAGTGACCACCGCATCGGTCCCCTCGGCCCACTCCCAGGCAGTGACCACCGCATCGGTCCCCTCGGCCCACTCCCAGGCAGTGACCACCGCCTCGGCCCCCTCGGCCCACACCCATGGAGTGACCACCGCCTCGGCCCCCTCGGCCCACACCCAGGGAGTGACCACCGCCTCGGCCCCCTCGGCCCACACCCAGGGAGTGACCACCGCCTCGGCCCCCTCGGCCCACACCCAGGGAGTGACCACCGCCTCGGCCCCCTCGGCCCACACCCAGGGAGTGACCACCGCCTCGGCCCCCTCGGCCCACACCCAGGGAGTGACCACCGCCTCGGCCCCCTCGGCCCACACCCAGGGAGTGACCACCGCCTCGGCCCCCTCGGCCCACACCCAGGGAGTGACCACCGCCTCGGCCCCCTCGGCCCACACCCAGGGAGTGACCACCGCCTCGGCCCCCTCGGCCCACACCCAGGGAGTGACCACCGCCTCGGCCCCCTCGGCCCACACCCAGGGAGTGACCACCGCCTCGGCCCCCTCGGCCCACACCCAGGGAGTGACCACCGCCTCGGCCCCCTCGGCCCACACCCAGGGAGTGACCACCGCCTCGGCCTCCTCGGCCCACACCCAGGGAGTGACCACCGCCTCGGCCCACGTGCAAAGCTCACACAGCCTGGCTCTAGAGACCTCGGCCCACACAGCTACTGTCTCACAACCCCATCCTGCCCTCATTAAACAGCTTGTGCTGATGAATGGTTTGGAAGGAGGCTTCGTGGAGCTCAAGACCCTGCTGGCTCCACAACAGCACGAGGTGAAACCTAGCTCAGCCACAGCCAAGGTGGTATCTGGACCAGCTGATTCTGCAGTATCATCCAACACTGAGGACCAAAGCTCCAGCGGGCTCCCTCTGCCTCCTTTGATTAGGCCTCCCTCTCATTTTATTTCTGCATATTTTACCTAAAGATGTATTCAGAAGTGAATAGTATGTATTCTTTCTACCAAATACATTGTTTTGCATTTCACATGATTTGACTCTGTTTGTTCTAtgagtacagtatgtgtctgttcCTAATGAATACATTTGGTATGCCTATTGGTTTGGGCTTATTAATTTTGGTTTGTTTTAAATACAACATGCATAGTTTAGGCTACAGAAAAAAAGTAAATATTATGGTGCACTGTTTAAAATACACAATGTCAAAACATGTCTTAGAACAGACACAAGAGAAACACAGCTGAATGGAGGTGAAATGGCAGGGATGTTGATGCTATAATACACTTTACAGTAACAAACTGACATGTTGAGCTATTTTGGTCTGAGGTGGTGCCTCTTGAAGTATTACTGCTGCTAACATTTCCATTGCAGAGGTCTTTCCCCAGTTAGCCTATGGGATTGACACTTGTAGATTCATTCCCCTGTGCTATTTTTCAGTCTATCTATGCTTGCGGATTCCTCTAGATGTCAGAAGAAAGCGTGACTACCTTGGAGACGGGGAGAGCAGAGATACAGAGCTATACTCCCACGCACTGACGCATAGCCCTACATTATACTACATGTCAGGCACATGGAGCAatacaggaaggaagagaggagcaTGTGCTAAATTATACCTGAACACTATAATTGGGGTGTTACTATAAATAGCATCCCAAAATTGCACCCTATTTGTtttatagtgcgctactttttaaccagagcccctggctgcatcactgctttttaaccagggcccctggctgcatcactgctttttaaccagagcccctggctgcatcactgctttttaaccagagcccctggctgcatcactgctttttaaccagggcccctggctgcatcactgctttttaaccagggcccctggctgcatcactgctttttaaccagggcccctggctgcatcactgctttttaaccagggcccctggctgcatcactgctttttaaccagggcccctggctgcatcactgctttttAACCAGAGCCCCTGGCTGCATCGCTGCTTTTTAACCAGGGcccctggctgcatcactgctttttaaccagggcccctggctgcatcactgctttttaaccagggcccctggctgcatcactgctttttaaccagggcccctggctgcatcactgctttttaaccagagcccctggctgcatcactgctttttaaccagagcccctggctgcatcactgctttttaaccagggcccctggctgcatcactgctttttaaccagggcccctggctgcatcactgctttttaaccagggcccctggctgcatcactgctttttaaccagagcccctggctgcatcactgctttttaaccagagcccctggctgcatcactgctttttaaccagggcccctggctgcatcactgctttttaaccagggcccctggctgcatcactgctttttaaccagggcccctggctgcatcactgctttttaaccagggcccctggctgcatcactgctttttaaccagggcccctggctgcatcactgctttttAACCAGAGCCCCTGGCTGCATCGCTGCTTTTTAACCAGGGCCCCTGGCTGCATCACTGGGGcccctggctgcatcactgctttttaaccagggcccctggctgcatcactgctttttaaccagggcccctggctgcatcactgctttttaaccagagccctggctgcatcactgctttttaaccagagcccctggctgcatcactgctttttaaccagggcccctggctgcatcactgcttttaaccagggcccctggctgcatcactgcttttaaccagggcccctggctgcatcactgctttttaaccagggcccctggctgcatcactgctttttaaccagagcccctggctgcatcactgctttttaaccagagcccctggctgcatcactgctttttaaccagggcccctggctgcatcactgcttttaaccagggcccctggctgcatcactgctttttAACCAGGGCCCCTGGCTGCATCACTACTTTTTAACCAGGGcccctggctgcatcactgctttttaaccagggcccctggctgcatcactgctggCTGCATCACTTTAACCAGGGcccctggctgcatcactgcttttaaccagggcccctggctgcatcactgctttttAACCAGGCCCCTGGCTGCATCGCTGCTTTTTAACCAGGGcccctggctgcatcactgctttttaaccagggcccctggctgcatcactgctttttaaccagggcccctggctgcatcactgctttttaaccagggcccctggctgcatcactgctttttaaccagagcccctggctgcatcactgctttttaaccagagcccctggctgcatcactgctttttaaccagggcccctggctgcatcactgctttttaaccagggcccctggctgcatcactgctttttaaccagggcccctggctgcatcactgctttttaaccagggcccctggctgcatcactgctttttaaccagagcccctggctgcatcactgctttttaaccagagcccctggctgcatcactgctttttaaccagggcccctggctgcatcactgctttttaaccagggcccctggctgcatcactgctttttAACCAGGGCCCCTGGCTGCatcactacttttaaccagggcccctggctgcatcactgctttttaaccagagcccctggctggctgcatcactgctttttaaccagggcccctggctgcatcactgctttttAACCAGGGCCCCTGGGGcccctggctgcatcactgctttttaaccagggcccctggctgcatcactgctttttaaccagggcccctggctgcatcactgctttttaaccagggcccctggctgcatcactgctttttATGGCAACTGCtttgcctccgaccgcaaggcgctacagggGGTGGTGCGGATGGCCTAATACATCACTGGGGTGGAacaccctgccatccaggacctctataccaggcggtgtcagaggaagaccctaaaaatggtcaaagactccagccacaagtcctagactgttctctgctaccgcacggcaagcggtaccaaagtctgaaaccaacaggaccctgaacataTTTTACTTAAGTCATAAGACAGCTAAATAGCTATTTAAATAGTTACCCAAAAAGCAACCTGGGCTGTATGTATTGACCCTTTTTTGCACTTGACACATcgcatatttacatttacatttaagtcatttagcagacgctcttatccagagcgacttacaaattgctgCTATTGTTAACTATCTCGTacccccgtgtatatagccaagttattgttactcaatGTGTATCTGTCATTAtgttttttacttatctattatttctctattttattGCTCTCTCCGTTGTTGGGGAGAGTCCGTatgtaagcattttactgttagtccacacctgttttTTTACAAAGTaggtgacaaatacatttttatttgacctcCCCAGCCGTGTCACAGTTACAGCTTCTTCTCTGGCAGACAATGAGGCTGACACTGTCAGGCAGGATGATGCCTGCTGCACTCCACAAGGTGGAGCTCTGCAGGGTTAAATGGGTGTTTAGATGGCTGCTGAGAGCCCAACTGGGACTGCTGAAGACCAGTGGTTTCTCCCACCACTGTGCATGGCACCCTATGGATGGGCTGTCACTGCTGCTGTCACAGCAATGGATGTTCAACTAACCTGAATATAAGGGGATAATGGGCTCTAGTCAAAAAGACAGACGACTGACATTGACGCTTGTAGTATGAACAGGTTTGCTGGTTGTTCTCCTCATGGAAGCTTCTTATAACAAATAATAATCACCTGCAAGCATCAGATTGGATTTGTGAAATAATCAAACTGTTCAGTCTGAATTAGCCACCTCAGAGTTATTTTTTATGTTGGATTTATGTAGGAAAGTAATGAAGTGTCAATGTGACGATATACCCCATGGATATCTCACTcaatataaaaataaattaaaaagcaGATAGCAGATAGCTAGTAAATTGTGTTATCGTAAACAGTGCATGTTAAGGCCACCACACAACTACAAACTCAATTTTCAGTTTGTGACATTTAATATCTCACACACCGGAATACACCAAATAAAAAAGTAATTGCCTCGATTTATATTCAATGTTATGAGGTTTGTTCGATGTGTAAATCCTCCCTATTCATTAGGGTGTCTAGGTTCTCATCGCAAGGTGTCAGATCAGTGGCCTGATCATGGGTCGTGTCAGCCAGGCTAGTATTGATGGTCTCTGATATCACTCTCGCCTGAGGGGATGGTAAAGGAAAAACAGATTGAGGCACGCTTCTATCGTTAACACCCTTTGAGAGGTTTACTCTAGCGTCCACCCTAAAAGTCTGGTCTGTTTCAGCATCACCGTTCCAGCTGCGGCGAAATCTCAAATCTCTGCTGTGCCCTCTTTTCATATCACAGGCTTCTGATTGACAATGctaatgtcccaaatggcaccccattccctctcccgtgcactacttctgaccagggcccacaagggaatagggtaccattgggGTCAGAAATACTGTGACCAAACAAAAAGCTCATTAATAATGCTGAGGACATCAAAGGGCAGAGCTGTTAAAGTGGGAGTCAAACAGGGTGCCTAGCAATGGAATAGACAGTGGCAAAACTAGAGGCACCTGAGGGCACTGTACTGTAGAGGCACAGATTGTGGTAATTGCATATGTATCCTGGATCCAAACTGAATTGTAAGAAAGCCTTGTCCAAACCAGAACAGATCACCTCCTGGGCAGGACACTAGCCTATCACAGGGGTTCATCACCCAATCCATGTCCTTAATGCCGAGCGCCAAGCAGAGGCATCGGGTTCCATTTTAAGTCTTTGGTATGACTCGAAACTGAATTGCTCCGACACTTGGAACCAGTCAAGTATTTTGTGCTAATTTCGTACATCACCTCCTTAATTTGTTTTGATCTGTTGTTCTGGATGAAAAGTCATTTTTGATTGCTATATTCTGCTGGTGCATTAACCTAGCTACTATCATCAAACATCTGGCAATAGGTACTGAAACATAAATAATTGCCTCACCTTCATTTATCTTGCATTGTAGTATCAAGGGAATACACAACTATATACTGTGTTAATATCAAATACTGTCCTTAAAATTACACAGTAAATTCACAAACTAGAGCATGTTGCTCAATTTCTTGAACAAGGGTGACACCTAGTGACATTTCTGCATGAAGTTAGAGCCAAAAGAAATTCAAAGGTAAACTACACTTGCAAAACAGAAATgttaaaatgtttatttattcTTTACAAATTTAAATACACCATAACATCACCAACCTCACAATTTCTGTTATTTAAATGGACAAATGGTTATCAATAAAAAACATTAAAATGCATAAACGGTTATCACAGTGACCGGACCCAATTTAAGGTAAATCTTTTGTATTTACAAATGGACTAGAAATTCAACATCGCAGTAGTATCCAtccagggtcgtgttcattagggttGTTCATAAAGTCCAGATAGTATCTCCCAAGTTCCACTCAGTTTCAGATCGCTTTCTTTAATTGTATAcctactgaacaggacccaggagTAGAAAGGTTCTCAGGGAGTTCTATCTCCGTGTCGTCCTGCTCTCTAACAGCTGGATAACCAGGCGGGTCTTCAGTGACGGCAGCTTGTTGCTGTAGTTCTGTTGGAGCACAGTGCTCAGTCTACTGCGCAGGCTCCGCAGGCAGGGCAGGGAGCTGCAGTCAGGTACATTCAGCAGAGTGTGGAAGAACTCTGTCCACAGATCACTGTGGGGATTTCTGGAGGAGACAGACAAGGGGAAAGGTAATATAGTGTGAATTTTAACTATTTGCGGTGGAGTGGAGAGATGTTTTCAAAATTACAACAAATATAGTCAACGAGTTTGAGAGCAAAAAATAAGTTGTGGGTTGTGTAAAAAAAACTCCTACTAAAAGGGTTACCTTCTAAATACTGCATTTGTCTTCCACACGCCACCCTCCTGTGTCACTTGCATGTATGTTCCAAAAATCATGCAGTACACCGTTCCAGCTATACCAAAGTAGTCCGTCTAAAACAAAGAAACTTAATATCCTCAACAGGTATTATCAGACATCCACCATCATTACAGGAGCACGCACACAAACAAGCAATCTTTACCTGGTAGTTCCATGGTCTCCCACTCTGCATCTCTGtacactggaagccagaggtcaTACACTTGGCGTTGAAAGCTGTGCCCTCTGGGAACAGAGTCATGTCAATGCTCTGACCCAGGTCAATTAGGGAGAGGCCATGATCCAGATATTCTTGGTCAAAATACTTTTTCTCCAGGAACCTAAAGAACAACAGGCAAAAAATTAAAACAGTTAAGAGACATTGGAAATCCCTGGTAGAGTACTGCATCCACCCACTACTAAATGATTGTAAGGAAAATACTCAAATAAAATATGTTCCTCACTGAAATGACACAGTTGAAAATATTAAGTTTAGCATTTGATACAGGATTCCTATCGGTCTCCTTTACACACTCAGGGACGTCACTACCTCTCTCCCAGCAGGAAGTTGTCTGGTTTGATGTCAGCGTGAACAATGTGGATATTGTGCAGCTGTTCCACCATGTGCAGGATGCAGACAGTAAAGTAGATCACCAGAGGCTGGGGAAATCACCTTGTCACTAAGGTTCTTGTACAGGTTTACAGCATTCTAGAGGggaataataaaacatgtttaaCTCCTTTCAGTGCTCTGCTGTGGCCTCTCCTTGGGTGCATCCCAATAAGATCTCCTTTCTCCTATAGTGTAAACTTGTTCACCACTTCCCACAAATCTAAAAGCATTAGATTGATACAGGCATGGGCTAGAGTGAGTTTCCACTATATTTTTTTATACCAGTCCTTTCAAATCAGTGAATGGAAGTGAAACATTACACACTTTGGGAAGAATGGGATATAATTGGGAAGTATCCTTGATCTTTAATTGATTGACAAAGTCTGGTGGGTGATGAAGAGGGGTTACTACCCACCAATAGGGTGCCACAGTTGTAGAGCTTGCCCAATAGCACACTATCGTTCTGGAAGAGGTGGGCAGAGTGGATGTTATTAAAGAGGTGGCGCATGCTGGGCTGCAGCCGGACATTCAGCTGAGAGTTGATGTAAAACTCCCACGGATTGGCAGGTTTCTGCACCTATAAATTAAGAAAGACACATTCAAGCATTGAGAATCCATCACCCAATAGGAGCGCATTCATTGTGAGGGCCAGCTCCATAAAAACATGCCATGTTCTCTGGCCTTAGTAATGgcagaggcaaaataattactaCTAATTTCATTGAAGGGTCAGGGGAGTCAACTGTTGTAAATTAATATAAAGTCAAGATCCATCTTACCTTCAAAATCATCTTCTCCGAGGTGTCAGTTGCCTGGTAGACTGTGGCAAAGGCACCCTGTCCGAGTACACAGTCAACCCGTAAGGAGCCTTCACCTGTGTGACGACCATCAAAGCCATTTTCAGATGTCATTTAAATGTCACTGCTTGTAAACACAAAGATGGACAACTTTCTTACCGATCTTGATGGTCATCTTGGGTGCAATGCTGGGGACTTTGCACTGCCAGGTGGTGAAGTTAGGCTGTGAGGTGAGTGGTGTGGACAGCTTGGAGAGCAGGGAGGAAATCAACTCCTCATCCCAGGGGTCGGAGACCAGCTCTACAGCTGCTGCCCCTTGAGCTGCTGGACTCATGGGAACATCCATGTTCACCTTTGAACCTTGGTTTGGGCTCATAAGAATATCCAAGCCAAACCTCACCTCTGGAGTTGGGCTCATAGGAATATCCATTCTGAACTTTTTGATGACGACTGGAATGGACTCATGGTCACATCCGAGCCAAATTTAGGTGGATCTGGACTCATGGGGATGTCCACGGTCTCCAGAAGGATGCCGACTGTTCTCTGACACTGACGGGCACTCATGAAGACATCCAAGTCAGGTTCAACCACAACCTCTGGGCTTTTGACCACTAACCAGTCTCACTTGGGTGCACACTCCGGACTCATGGGGATATCGAAGGCAGCCGTTGGGGCTTTCTCTGGACAAGTTGGAACATCAAAGTTGGATTTGAAGGCATAGATCTGGCTCTTTGAAATGAATGCTTCTGCCACAGGTGCACGCTGTGGGAGAGGAAAAGCTGGCTTTGAGGACTGCTCTGGGCTCACATATACATCCCAGTCTGGCTTTGAGGCCTTGGAAGGAGGGCTTTTGGCCACTGCCACCTCAGCATGGGTCAGGGGGGCAGTCTGGTCTCTGAAGGACAGTGCGGCCGGGGCATGATGCTGCACTTCAGTCATGGAGCAGGTAGCCAGGCTTCGCTGGGCCAGCCCTTCTCCCACGATGGTGCCCTGCTCAACAAAGCCCTGAGCTCTCATACAGCACTCCGTGCCAGTCTCAGGTAACCCATCAGGTGGGCTCTGCTCTATGATAGGGCTGAGGAAGGAGGTCATTATCACCGCCATGGAGGCAACTACAATGGTTTGACCCTCACTCTTGACTACACATCAAAAACGTGGACCAACAAACATTCAACGtgaacacatacatacagtacactgcaGTTACCGGTAGTCTACAATAGGGGGTTACTGTTAAGTACCTGAGTTTTGTGGGTTGTCGTAGGAAAGGGACTTCTTCCAGACCCCCAAAGCCTCTGGGTTGATCATTTTCTAGAGGgagaaaaaagaaaagaaaagtaaAGTACTTGCTATAGACAGCATTGTTGTTCTGAACTACAGACACGTTTTGCCAGGTGAGGGCATTTGATTTCTGAactgccaaatggcaccctattcccctatatagtgcactacttttgatcagagttcaatggcacactattccctatatagtgcactacttttgaccagagccctatggtacccgTTGGGATGCATCCTGTATAAGCTCAGACAGAGGGCTACCTTGATCCTGATCAAAGTCCCAGGAGTAAGGAGCTTTGTTTTGGAAGGGCGTGGAGATCAGGTGAGCCGACAGTGAAAAGTCTCTGGTGCTGTTGGGGCAGGCGGCCAGGGAGTTGTAGCGTGCTTCCCACATAGTGCTCTCATCTGGTATCAATTCCAAAGGAGATTcctgattttttaaaaatgtaaacgAGCAAACACACGAAACGATAAAGGTTTGCATTGTGTACTCAACTTAAAATAACCCAACCATCAACAACATTGAGTCCTTGTTGAATCAACATGGGTAAGTCACCATGTAATTGTGCACTTACATTTCGTTTCTCTGGTTTAGATACAGGGATTTCTGCTAGGGCCCTTGGTGGCTTTGCATTGTCCACCATAGCAACACTAAATGGAGCAGGAGAAGA is a genomic window of Oncorhynchus keta strain PuntledgeMale-10-30-2019 chromosome 19, Oket_V2, whole genome shotgun sequence containing:
- the LOC118397882 gene encoding mucin-5AC-like, with amino-acid sequence MLVNMFATAVSYMGLCVPRLLQVSEEEFGSDGVIGLHLFLILLSILLLLFWVIHLCKDDDDVFGDIDQALVNNFTEGVHLYYSYLQRLEELTLHMEDLTSEVDLESCSDPQSCFDSCSSRSSSRSHSRSHSRSSRSSRFSDCSTCRVCNKRRKRHPPDRFKFLKGGGPDSRCSSSSPSPLAKPCLKLPGDGDVKDSHNGSTRASCSSSCSSSRYVTPSGSPQPLEYQPCPRQRTAIGWRLNWTLMEAKLDSPVAVPVAAASTVTGCKDRAAGRTDLSRTPTVRHIQMVRQLFEVVPRNGDPAVLCRWHRRHLELNVTQKVARKRWRIAVLMISIVRWLIPERLKRGGTTNSTSTSASTPTTTTTTTTTTSQAKKGSKITRKTASVPAFCPQGANPPSPSKAPCQSPGLEGKSKSIMMYAQGARIPFICQEVREKLESHVCRKQSQLLWGFPKLVTRYVGNLALQQLPTSGSAGDGKIMGNVTDHQAVFSGRAHRNTEFRLKNKTTRPAEEPQATAAVAKDSSPATRPVEKTTTSTVLQPAETHATKPSQTRHSLNQTSPVRSLTPERCWLEEKVRSKCMEVKLKHFPGMVAQSYHSALASATSQPTRKPTQVAGAPAVVLKRTAPLRRRDKVLFMGQEELRHLEDNLIMKHMEHLQRQGVTTASAPSAHTRGVTTASAPSAHSQGVTTASAPSAHSQGVTTASAPSAHSQGVTTASAHSQGVTTASAPSAHSQAVTTASAPSAHTHGVTTASAPSAHTQGVTTASAPSAHSQGVTTASAHSQGVTTASVPSAHSQAVTTASVPSAHSQAVTTASAPSAHTHGVTTASAPSAHTQGVTTASAPSAHTQGVTTASAPSAHTQGVTTASAPSAHTQGVTTASAPSAHTQGVTTASAPSAHTQGVTTASAPSAHTQGVTTASAPSAHTQGVTTASAPSAHTQGVTTASAPSAHTQGVTTASAPSAHTQGVTTASAPSAHTQGVTTASASSAHTQGVTTASAHVQSSHSLALETSAHTATVSQPHPALIKQLVLMNGLEGGFVELKTLLAPQQHEVKPSSATAKVVSGPADSAVSSNTEDQSSSGLPLPPLIRPPSHFISAYFT
- the LOC118397883 gene encoding LOW QUALITY PROTEIN: mitotic checkpoint serine/threonine-protein kinase BUB1-like (The sequence of the model RefSeq protein was modified relative to this genomic sequence to represent the inferred CDS: deleted 1 base in 1 codon); translated protein: MDVGSHLQSFEQSLNNYTGDDPLDLWDRFIKYLEKRLPAEDSIAMSLVLDRLVQIFLQEERYTNDIRYVNCCIKCASYYNEPIRLYSHIYSKGIGTRDAVLYVVWAQQFEQQADAVYQRAIENQAKPTDTVLQQYRMFQTRTSGSVAGASAVRNPLQNSNLVNQLHTHRVPSPQCKDPERLFQLPTDRTVRIISQSENVVVNKPNQGPVVSLQTVSMYRTEDLVCDGSELCFEEVRARQYFVRCKQEKKRREFEERQSLVREQEEEVMRMNRLLEELESNLCVSSTGQGSTASVLPMQQTLCTPATDLNPEFLQHSLRQPLLSSNLGIKLTLGFRLNSGQDPRQGMVRESETHLQCDNLRAPITDTLRSQRSVSSSGQLEEVNTSHRRSLHMPEAAMGHLCECTKAPKPFAVASQAYSLQPSLVQPQPEQNPKPFGSAPQKPAAYRSDVQLGGVPNQGGHSHLSSIFQQHNGSNHHEVSVSETPESEVKLDVSQGGSGNVSHITPNTSLGLVQATPSRVLPSPTVNTREALDAIMDMFQAPTLLQEDQFRSMPMHPHQAENSFDAGYQRTGDASFSKPRNAVPFAIFQDENDIKEKCSVAMVDNAKPPRALAEIPVSKPEKRNESPLELIPDESTMWEARYNSLAACPNSTRDFSLSAHLISTPFQNKAPYSWDFDQDQENDQPRGFGGLEEVPFLRQPTKLSPIIEQSPPDGLPETGTECCMRAQGFVEQGTIVGEGLAQRSLATCSMTEVQHHAPAALSFRDQTAPLTHAEVAVAKSPPSKASKPDWDVYVSPEQSSKPAFPLPQRAPVAEAFISKSQIYAFKSNFDVPTCPEKAPTAAFDIPMSPECAPNWLGCDHESIPVVIKKFRMDIPMSPTPEVRFGLDILMSPNQGSKVNMDVPMSPAAQGAAAVELVSDPWDEELISSLLSKLSTPLTSQPNFTTWQCKVPSIAPKMTIKIGEGSLRVDCVLGQGAFATVYQATDTSEKMILKVQKPANPWEFYINSQLNVRLQPSMRHLFNNIHSAHLFQNDSVLLGKLYNCGTLLNAVNLYKNLSDKVIPQPLVIYFTVCILHMVEQLHNIHIVHADIKPDNFLLGERFLEKKYFDQEYLDHGLSLIDLGQSIDMTLFPEGTAFNAKCMTSGFQCTEMQSGRPWNYQTDYFGIAGTVYCMIFGTYMQVTQEGGVWKTNAVFRRNPHSDLWTEFFHTLLNVPDCSSLPCLRSLRSRLSTVLQQNYSNKLPSLKTRLVIQLLESRTTRR